The nucleotide sequence GTTCAGCGAAGGTTTATCGGTCGCCATTGTGGTTGTCCTCATTTCGTACTTTACCTTGACCATCGGAGAACTGGTCCCCAAATCGCTTGCCCTTCGATATCCGGATAAGATCGCCTTAACCATGGCTGAGCCGATGTTTCTTCTTTATCGGCTTTTTTCTCCTCTGGCAAAAGTTCTCACCTATTCTTCCCGCTTTATTTTAAAACCCTTTAAGATTTCCCGGAAAATCATTGAAAGCACCCATGGTTCTGAAGAAGAAATTAAGCTGATGCTAAAAGAAGGGCGGGAACAGGGCCTCATTAATCAGACCGAACAGGAGTTGATCCATAGTGTGTTTGAGTTTACCGATATTTCGGTCAAAGAAGTGATGGTCCCTCGGCCCAAAATTTATGCTTTGAACATTGACACATCGGAAGAAGAGCTTTTGAAATATGCCGCTGAACATAAATTCTCACGGTATCCGGTCTATAAAAACGGGATCAATAATATCGTTGGACTCTTAAATTATAAAAAGATCTTTGAATCGTTGGCCAACAAGCAGCCTCTGGTTTTAACAAACATGCTCCACCCGGCTTATTTTGTACCCGAAACGATGAAAGTGAGTCATTTATTAAAAGAGCTTCAGCGCCGGAGAATGCAAATGGCCATCGTCATCAATGAATATGGGAGTGTTGAGGGGGTGGTGACGATGGAAGACTTAATCGAGGAGATTGTCGGTGAAATCCGGGATGAATATGATACTGAAGAGAAGCCGGTAGAACGGTTAAAAGATGGATCTCTGGTGATTGATGCGTCCTTGTCGGTCAGGGATTTAAATACCGATTATAAGCTTCCGATCCCTGAATCAGGGGATTACGAAACCCTGGGGGGTTTTGTTTTGTCTCAGCTTCAGAACATGCCGCGCGGAGGTGAAATTATTCAATACGGAGATTATAAATTTACAATTGTCGACATGGATTTACGAAGAATCGTAAAAGTTAAAGTAGAAAAGATCAAAAATCTGTCAGAAAAGCCTGAGCAAGTAAAGCTTCCCTCCTGAATTTTCATATCTTAAAGTTTTCCTCTAAAAAATACTTCCCAGGCATGTCATTTGCATAAAACATGTTTGAAAAAATGTTTAACGGGTTTTGGCCTGGGGAAATAAAATGAAGAGCTCTCAAATCCTTGTTGTAGATGATGAAGAATTCTTTTTAAAGTTGATGTTCCAAACTTTACGTAAAGAGGGGGGGTTGGTTCGAACCGCTCAAAGCGGAGAAGAAGCAGCCCATTGGCTTCGGCGAGAGGTTTTTGATTTAGCCATTGTTGATATCCGGATGGAGCGGACGGATGGTTTTGAAATTTTGGAAGAGGTCAAGCGTTTATATCCTCAAATGAAGGTGATTATGGTAACAGGGTTCCCTTCTCCCGACACTCAAGCCCTCTGCATACAGAAAGGGGCGGACGGGTATCTGGTGAAACCGATCGAAATTAATGAACTTAAAAAAGCAATTCAATCCGTTTTGAATTGAATTCTCCGGTGGCGTGTTAACATTGAATTTTCACCAATCTTGACATTAATTTCTATGGGAGTTAGTATAGATTACTGCTTTTTTAGGAAATGAAGATGGCTTTCTCCGAAAGGGACTCAAGACAGGCAACGAAGATGAAACAGCGGCTCCAGGTCCTGGAAGAGCGGGAGCG is from Nitrospirota bacterium and encodes:
- a CDS encoding HlyC/CorC family transporter — encoded protein: MSGLALDLTAIFLLILASGFFACTEIAIIAARKTQIKKLAEEGNKNAIIIHRFHKDMESFLASVQIGLTIILSTAGAIGGVVSVEVLKPVFEEIPYPLVQRFSEGLSVAIVVVLISYFTLTIGELVPKSLALRYPDKIALTMAEPMFLLYRLFSPLAKVLTYSSRFILKPFKISRKIIESTHGSEEEIKLMLKEGREQGLINQTEQELIHSVFEFTDISVKEVMVPRPKIYALNIDTSEEELLKYAAEHKFSRYPVYKNGINNIVGLLNYKKIFESLANKQPLVLTNMLHPAYFVPETMKVSHLLKELQRRRMQMAIVINEYGSVEGVVTMEDLIEEIVGEIRDEYDTEEKPVERLKDGSLVIDASLSVRDLNTDYKLPIPESGDYETLGGFVLSQLQNMPRGGEIIQYGDYKFTIVDMDLRRIVKVKVEKIKNLSEKPEQVKLPS
- a CDS encoding response regulator produces the protein MKSSQILVVDDEEFFLKLMFQTLRKEGGLVRTAQSGEEAAHWLRREVFDLAIVDIRMERTDGFEILEEVKRLYPQMKVIMVTGFPSPDTQALCIQKGADGYLVKPIEINELKKAIQSVLN